Proteins encoded together in one Vitis vinifera cultivar Pinot Noir 40024 chromosome 4, ASM3070453v1 window:
- the LOC104879032 gene encoding topless-related protein 1 has translation MSSLRRDCISLILKYLQEENFTETAHSLERQSGIFFNLNYVEELVMNGEWEEAEMYLSGFTKLEDNKFSTKIFFEIRKQKYLETLDRNERLNAVEILMNDLKVFSRYNNDLFKEMALLITLDDFRKHKSLGKYGDTLSARASILREIKKAIGANPVFVGKMELPAIDTAALRSLANEDA, from the exons ATGTCTTCTCTTCGTAGAGACTGTATTTCCTTGATCCTGAAGTACCTTCAAGAGGAAAACTTCACAGAAACGGCTCACAG CCTGGAGCGTCAATCTGGTATTTTCTTCAATCTGAATTACGTGGAAGAGCTGGTGATGAATGGAGAGTGGGAGGAGGCTGAGATGTATCTTTCCGGATTTACCAAACTGGAGGACAACAAGTTCTCTACCAAGATATTCTTTGAGATCAGGAAGCAAAAGTACCTAGAGACATTAGACAG AAATGAACGCCTTAATGCTGTAGAAATCCTAATGAATGATCTCAAAGTTTTTAGCCGTTACAACAACGACTTGTTCAAGGAAATGGCTCTACTCATCACACTAGATGATTTCAG GAAACATAAATCACTAGGGAAGTATGGAGATACATTATCGGCGAGAGCATCAATTCTAAGGGAAATCAAGAAGGCTATCGGAGCGAATCCTGTCTTCGTGGGCAAAATGGAACTTCCTGCCATTGATACAGCAGCTCTCCGCAGTCTCGCTAATGAAGACGCCTGA